One genomic segment of Hymenobacter psoromatis includes these proteins:
- a CDS encoding ATP-dependent Clp protease ATP-binding subunit — MAYSDTLQRSLHIAQAVAHEYRQAQYAAPHLLTALLHNEIGLASWLVAVLDKDIHYLREWAEVRLEDEPKAARPPELPTPDIHVQQVLTMADLVALQLNRDPTDALCALSALLRPGLAFTADQLKSLPLTQNELMAAAQAEMPAAPTPPGGADGAPAAGPTPAGKGGALATYCTDKTAQARAGKLDPIVGRDREIRLVAEILGRRTKPNVLLIGEPGVGKSALVEGFAQQIAEGLVPVHLREVTLFELDMGTLVAGASYKGEVEDRIKKVLTELKQYTRAILFIDEIHVLLDPKGSAGSGIAQLLKPELARGELTVIGATTSDEYRQYIEKDEAFNRRFDTVRVEEPSLVVAERMLARIMPIYAAHHGLTLGEGTIGEAVRLAKRYLKDRQLPDSAIDLVDRTMAAIRMLDEQAVAGLTRLQTDLEALAARRDELGEADYLRELRWLLYQMQNQVSQLWLNQLENEQQPDKLETSAELETYLREILAAVLALADTKKESVEKQDVAAIVSGKTGIPLGKLQSNERDKLLTMDQALQKRVVGQEVAVRAMCAAILESRSGLTKAGQPIGSFFLLGPTGTGKTELAKALADFLFNDESFLIRFDMSEFKEEHSAALLYGAPPGYVGYEEGGLLVNKIREKPYSVVLFDEIEKAHPSVFDIFLQILDEGKLHDRLGREGDFSNAVILFTSNIGSEQISQHFAAGQVPPAAELLESMSRYFRPEFLARLTEIVPFAPISEENVGRIFDIHLRPLLEQLRRQGITLELSPEARQHLALSGFTPKYGARPITGVIRSQLRRPISRLIISGEARKGTVLTLSKPEDSAEIVWTTAQEA, encoded by the coding sequence GTGGCTTATTCCGACACTCTTCAACGCAGCCTGCACATTGCCCAGGCCGTGGCTCACGAATACCGCCAGGCGCAGTACGCCGCGCCGCACCTGCTTACCGCCTTGCTGCACAATGAGATAGGCCTGGCCTCATGGCTGGTAGCAGTGCTAGATAAAGATATTCACTACCTGCGCGAGTGGGCCGAAGTGCGCCTCGAAGACGAGCCAAAGGCCGCCCGCCCCCCGGAGCTGCCTACCCCCGACATTCACGTGCAGCAGGTGCTCACGATGGCCGACCTCGTGGCCTTGCAACTCAACCGCGACCCGACCGACGCGCTCTGCGCCTTGTCGGCGCTGTTGCGCCCTGGCCTGGCTTTCACGGCCGACCAACTGAAATCGCTACCCCTCACGCAAAATGAGCTTATGGCCGCGGCCCAGGCCGAGATGCCCGCCGCCCCTACCCCCCCCGGCGGGGCCGATGGTGCGCCCGCCGCCGGCCCTACCCCCGCCGGCAAGGGCGGTGCGCTCGCCACTTACTGCACCGATAAAACCGCCCAGGCCCGCGCCGGCAAGCTGGACCCCATCGTGGGCCGCGACCGCGAAATCCGGCTCGTGGCCGAGATTCTGGGCCGGCGCACCAAGCCCAACGTGCTGCTCATCGGCGAGCCGGGGGTAGGGAAGTCGGCGCTGGTGGAGGGCTTCGCGCAGCAGATTGCCGAAGGGCTGGTACCGGTTCACTTGCGCGAGGTCACGCTCTTTGAGCTGGATATGGGCACCCTGGTGGCGGGCGCTTCTTATAAAGGGGAGGTGGAGGACCGCATCAAAAAGGTGCTCACTGAGCTGAAGCAATACACGCGGGCCATCTTGTTTATTGATGAAATCCACGTGTTGCTCGACCCGAAGGGTAGCGCGGGCAGCGGCATTGCGCAGCTGCTCAAACCGGAGCTGGCGCGGGGCGAGCTGACGGTTATCGGGGCTACGACGAGCGACGAGTACAGGCAGTATATCGAAAAGGATGAGGCCTTTAACCGCCGCTTCGACACCGTGCGGGTGGAGGAGCCCTCGCTGGTGGTGGCCGAGCGGATGTTGGCGCGCATCATGCCCATTTATGCCGCCCACCACGGCCTGACGCTGGGCGAGGGCACCATCGGCGAGGCCGTGCGCCTGGCTAAGCGCTACCTCAAGGACCGGCAGCTGCCCGACTCGGCCATTGACCTAGTGGACCGCACGATGGCCGCCATTCGGATGCTCGACGAGCAGGCCGTGGCCGGCCTCACCCGGCTGCAAACCGACCTGGAAGCCCTGGCCGCCCGCCGCGACGAACTGGGCGAGGCCGACTACCTGCGCGAGCTGCGCTGGCTGCTCTACCAAATGCAGAACCAGGTTAGTCAGCTTTGGCTCAACCAACTAGAAAATGAGCAGCAGCCCGATAAGCTCGAAACCAGCGCCGAGCTGGAAACCTACCTGCGCGAAATCCTGGCGGCGGTGCTGGCGCTGGCCGACACCAAGAAGGAAAGCGTGGAAAAGCAGGACGTGGCCGCCATCGTGTCGGGCAAAACGGGAATTCCGCTGGGCAAGCTGCAAAGCAACGAGCGCGATAAGCTGCTGACGATGGACCAGGCGCTGCAAAAGCGCGTGGTGGGCCAGGAAGTGGCTGTGCGGGCCATGTGCGCCGCCATTCTGGAGTCGCGCTCGGGCCTCACCAAAGCGGGGCAGCCCATCGGCTCGTTCTTCCTGCTCGGCCCCACTGGCACCGGCAAAACGGAGCTGGCCAAGGCGTTGGCCGACTTCTTATTTAATGATGAATCTTTCCTCATTCGCTTCGATATGTCGGAGTTCAAGGAGGAGCACTCGGCGGCGCTGCTTTATGGCGCGCCTCCCGGCTACGTGGGCTACGAAGAGGGCGGCCTGCTGGTGAATAAAATCCGGGAGAAGCCCTACTCGGTGGTGCTGTTTGATGAGATTGAGAAGGCGCACCCGTCGGTGTTCGATATTTTCCTGCAAATTTTGGACGAAGGCAAGCTGCACGACCGGCTGGGCCGCGAGGGCGATTTCTCCAACGCGGTTATTTTATTTACCTCTAATATTGGCTCAGAGCAGATTAGCCAGCACTTTGCGGCCGGGCAGGTGCCGCCCGCCGCGGAGCTGCTCGAAAGCATGAGCCGCTACTTCCGGCCTGAGTTTCTGGCCCGCCTCACCGAAATCGTGCCCTTCGCCCCCATCTCAGAGGAAAACGTGGGCCGCATCTTCGATATTCACCTGCGGCCGCTGCTGGAGCAGCTGCGGCGGCAGGGCATAACCCTGGAACTCAGCCCCGAGGCGCGGCAGCACCTGGCCTTGTCGGGCTTCACGCCCAAGTATGGGGCGCGGCCCATCACGGGGGTTATCCGCTCGCAGCTGCGGCGGCCCATCTCGCGGCTCATCATCAGCGGCGAGGCCCGCAAGGGCACAGTGCTGACGCTGAGCAAGCCCGAAGACAGCGCCGAAATCGTGTGGACGACGGCGCAGGAAGCCTAG
- a CDS encoding DUF5458 family protein, whose translation MALEQQDAAAAGYKSREAAAPALDQSIQSLLKVGGFDLLETTIDGASNLNPEKKARKKIFLSEATKKQDRKQLKKRLALWHSLLSETTTVADAVEQGTQRVEAQEQLLTSNLKKAIEATNELEQSYRSVALFYKNTEQDEVKNISVMNADKDQLQDLDNTTFIDAVSAELEQNYDRLDLRDNYSLLVVPGYLGSNKVVDKWAKIAHKNKVMMVTDFEHYDTPEDVIELFEEANLTGADAYKSNVVMAANWLVGRGKIEEVGEEEDLFVPPSSALAGRIYSTLASQVTAGRKHGTLSEVDGVKFPLRKSEISNLEKIGLVPMVNEYGRVMAFSAKTLFNGDNIGLQTYSVVRVFDYVTKVLIDFLNRRAFENWDHNMRMDIQNQIVRFLDGIAGPGKLIEKFSVKKFERDPDQKDRINLDIHMVPYFPAKTFLVSLDGTKGDDPDNPGRDWSAEYAQQ comes from the coding sequence ATGGCCCTCGAACAACAAGATGCCGCCGCTGCTGGCTACAAAAGCCGCGAGGCGGCCGCCCCGGCCCTCGACCAAAGTATTCAGTCGCTGCTCAAAGTTGGCGGCTTTGACCTGCTTGAAACGACCATTGACGGTGCGTCCAACCTCAATCCTGAGAAAAAGGCCCGTAAGAAGATTTTCCTCTCAGAAGCTACCAAAAAGCAGGACCGTAAGCAGCTTAAAAAGCGCTTGGCTCTGTGGCACTCGCTGCTAAGCGAAACCACCACTGTGGCCGATGCCGTGGAGCAGGGCACCCAGCGCGTGGAAGCGCAGGAGCAGCTACTAACTAGTAACCTCAAAAAAGCAATTGAGGCGACCAATGAGCTGGAGCAGTCCTACCGCTCAGTAGCGCTGTTCTACAAGAATACCGAGCAGGATGAAGTGAAGAACATCTCGGTAATGAATGCGGATAAGGACCAGCTGCAAGACTTGGATAATACCACGTTCATTGACGCCGTATCGGCCGAGCTAGAGCAGAACTACGACCGCCTTGACCTGCGCGACAACTACTCGCTACTGGTGGTGCCCGGCTACCTGGGTTCGAACAAAGTGGTGGATAAGTGGGCCAAAATCGCCCACAAGAACAAGGTAATGATGGTGACCGACTTCGAGCACTACGACACGCCCGAAGACGTGATTGAGCTGTTTGAAGAGGCCAACCTGACCGGAGCTGATGCCTACAAGTCGAACGTGGTGATGGCCGCCAACTGGCTGGTGGGCCGCGGCAAAATAGAGGAGGTAGGCGAGGAGGAAGACCTGTTTGTGCCGCCATCCTCGGCGCTGGCGGGCCGTATCTACTCCACGCTGGCCTCGCAGGTAACGGCGGGCCGCAAGCACGGCACACTCAGCGAAGTAGACGGCGTGAAGTTTCCCTTGCGCAAAAGCGAAATCTCCAACCTGGAGAAAATTGGCCTCGTACCGATGGTCAACGAGTACGGCCGCGTTATGGCTTTTTCGGCCAAAACCCTCTTCAACGGCGATAATATTGGGTTGCAGACGTACTCGGTAGTGCGGGTGTTTGACTACGTAACTAAAGTGCTGATTGACTTTCTCAACCGCCGCGCCTTTGAGAACTGGGACCATAATATGCGAATGGATATTCAAAACCAGATTGTGCGGTTTCTGGACGGCATTGCGGGACCAGGCAAGCTTATTGAGAAATTTTCAGTAAAGAAATTCGAGCGCGACCCCGACCAAAAAGACCGAATTAATCTGGACATTCATATGGTCCCCTATTTTCCGGCCAAAACCTTCTTGGTATCACTGGATGGCACTAAGGGCGACGACCCTGATAACCCCGGCCGCGACTGGAGCGCTGAATATGCGCAGCAATAA
- the tssD gene encoding type VI secretion system tube protein TssD, translated as MASFSAVFDAAGSEECEVVSCSYSFNQTTDDKGRPSSVVQGGTIKVTIVSTDSVKLISWMLDPYKRADGKIVFKRGDQDSKMKEIAFKEAYCVSYAESFDARGAETQASMVLSLVISANKIDVNGASLDNKWV; from the coding sequence ATGGCCTCTTTTAGTGCTGTATTTGACGCTGCCGGCAGCGAAGAATGCGAAGTAGTAAGCTGCAGCTACTCCTTCAACCAAACTACCGACGACAAGGGCCGGCCCTCTTCCGTGGTTCAGGGCGGAACTATCAAGGTAACGATTGTATCAACGGATAGTGTAAAGCTTATTAGCTGGATGCTGGACCCCTACAAGCGGGCCGACGGTAAAATCGTATTTAAGCGAGGCGACCAGGATTCCAAAATGAAGGAGATTGCCTTCAAAGAAGCCTACTGCGTGAGCTACGCCGAAAGCTTCGATGCCCGTGGGGCCGAAACTCAGGCTTCAATGGTGCTTAGCCTCGTCATCTCGGCTAACAAAATTGATGTGAACGGCGCTTCACTGGATAATAAGTGGGTATAA
- a CDS encoding nucleoside permease, with translation MSIKLRLTILSFLQFFIWGAWLITIGAYWFQTKHWSGSQFGAIFSTMGIASIFMPSLMGIVADKWVNAEKLYGVLHLLGAGVLCTIPFVTDPGVFFWVILLNMIFYMPTLALSIAVSYSALKSQGLDVVKDYPPIRVWGTIGFIVAMWTVTFLGFEKSASQFYVAAGAALVLGIYSFTLPKCPPPSRDTPGRTLVDALGLKSFALLRDRKLATFFLFALLLGAALQLTNAYGDTFLHDFDQVPAYRDTLTVRHPAFIMSISQISETLFILAIPFFLRRFGIKQVMLFSMVAWVLRFGLFAYGDPGSNLWMIITSCIVYGMAFDFFNISGSLFVETQTQPSIRASAQGLFMMMTNGFGAVLGSSLSGVIIQQYFTDASGHKDWHGIWLTFAAYALAIAVLFVFIFKHKHEPQVAENEYSEPALAA, from the coding sequence ATGTCTATCAAGCTGCGCCTCACCATCCTGAGCTTCTTGCAATTTTTCATCTGGGGCGCGTGGCTGATAACGATTGGCGCGTACTGGTTCCAAACCAAGCATTGGTCAGGGTCGCAGTTCGGGGCTATTTTCTCCACAATGGGCATCGCGTCCATTTTTATGCCCTCGCTCATGGGCATTGTGGCCGATAAGTGGGTAAACGCCGAAAAGCTCTACGGTGTGCTGCACCTGCTGGGGGCCGGCGTGCTGTGCACCATCCCCTTCGTAACGGACCCCGGCGTGTTCTTTTGGGTGATTCTGCTCAATATGATTTTCTACATGCCTACCCTGGCGCTGTCCATCGCCGTGTCGTACTCAGCGCTGAAAAGCCAGGGGCTGGACGTGGTGAAGGACTACCCCCCCATCCGGGTGTGGGGTACCATCGGCTTTATCGTGGCTATGTGGACGGTCACTTTCCTGGGTTTTGAGAAGTCGGCCAGCCAGTTTTACGTGGCCGCCGGGGCCGCGCTGGTATTGGGCATTTACTCGTTCACGCTGCCCAAGTGCCCGCCGCCATCCCGAGATACACCAGGCCGCACGCTGGTTGATGCACTAGGGCTCAAGTCGTTCGCGCTGCTACGCGACCGCAAGCTGGCGACCTTCTTCCTATTTGCTCTACTACTAGGGGCCGCCTTGCAGTTGACTAATGCCTACGGTGACACCTTTTTGCACGACTTTGACCAAGTGCCCGCCTACCGCGATACACTGACGGTGCGGCACCCGGCCTTTATTATGTCCATCTCGCAGATTTCGGAAACGCTCTTTATCTTGGCTATTCCGTTTTTTTTGCGGCGTTTCGGCATCAAGCAAGTGATGCTGTTCAGCATGGTGGCCTGGGTGCTGCGCTTCGGCCTGTTTGCCTATGGCGACCCCGGGAGCAATTTGTGGATGATTATTACCTCGTGCATCGTGTACGGCATGGCCTTCGACTTCTTCAATATCTCCGGCTCGCTGTTTGTCGAAACCCAGACCCAGCCCAGCATCCGGGCCAGCGCGCAGGGCCTGTTTATGATGATGACCAATGGCTTCGGAGCCGTGCTGGGCAGCTCGCTCAGCGGCGTCATTATTCAGCAGTATTTCACCGATGCCAGCGGCCATAAGGATTGGCACGGCATCTGGCTCACGTTCGCGGCTTATGCGCTAGCTATCGCGGTACTGTTCGTGTTCATTTTCAAGCATAAGCACGAGCCACAAGTGGCCGAAAATGAATACTCGGAGCCAGCGCTAGCTGCTTAG